From Dehalococcoidales bacterium:
CGCGGCGAAAATTACCCGATAGCTTTCTGGAACCTGATCATGACCAACCGGCCGCGCTATGGCGGTTACATTGTCCACATCGCCATCGTCATCATGGCTATCGGGATAACCGGTTCTTCCCTATTTGATGTTGAACAGGACGCCCTGCTCAAACCGGGAGAATCAATGACAATCAAGAACTACACCCTCACCTATGAAAACTTTGGTTACTATACTACTGAGAGCAAAGACGTAGAGACAACCACCATTTCCGTCACTAACTCCGGAGAACTACTGGGCACTCTGATACCGGAAAAATACTTTCACCGTAACTATGACCAGGCGGTGAGTGAAGTAGCCATCCGCAGCACACTGAAGGAGGACCTCTATGTCATTCTGCTCGGCTCGGACCCAGATGAGACCGCCTCTTTCAAAGTCTTTGTCAATCCTCTGATCAACTGGATATGGATTGGCGGAGGAATTTTTGTCCTGGGGGGACTGATTGCTTTCTGGCCTGAGTCAAGGAGAATACCGACTCAAAGCAAGCCAGTCAAAAGGAGATAGCGATGAATAATTTCAAGATAAAGCTGGTAATGGCTCTTATTCTTGTCCTGCTCTTTCTCATCCCGACCGTGGTCAGCGCTGCCACGGTTACTGACCTTGCCAAACAGTTTGTCTGCCAGTGCGGCTGCAACTCGGTTCTGCCCAGCTGCAACCACATTGAATGCGGCTCACGAGCTGAAATGAATGCTTTGCTCCAGCAGATGGTAGACCAGGGGCAGACAGAGCCAGAGATTACCCGGTTCTTCGTCACCCGCTACGGGGAACAGGTACTGGCATCACCCCCCAAACGCGGCTTTAACCTGATGGCCTGGATTACCCCCTTTGCCGCTATCATAGCCGGTGGCGGGGTGATCT
This genomic window contains:
- a CDS encoding cytochrome c-type biogenesis protein CcmH; this encodes MNNFKIKLVMALILVLLFLIPTVVSAATVTDLAKQFVCQCGCNSVLPSCNHIECGSRAEMNALLQQMVDQGQTEPEITRFFVTRYGEQVLASPPKRGFNLMAWITPFAAIIAGGGVIFIALKKWVGQGKLPQATPVTSNEQNDKYYNQLEQELAEFTERSFR